Genomic window (Nitrospinaceae bacterium):
GAATTCAAATAGGGAAGGGAGGTACAAGTTGTGAGTATTGTCTCATATGAAGTTATCTACCGAGGGATTTTTCAGCGGCTCCTCGCCAATAAGATTTCCAGGACGTTTGTCCTCGCCGCGGTGAAGGACAGCAAACAGGGAATTTCGTTTGGGCGCTACAGTGACTCGCCCGAGCGTAACGGCATACCCTGCAAGCTGTTCGGCTACATCGCCGACACCAAAGAGGAGCTTGAGGAGATTGCGGCTCAGTACGAGCCCAAGCAGGTGGACGTATCCATCTGTGTGGACGACACCCTGACCAAGGGGATCGAGTCCTGGGGTTGGTATGGTCTCCAGCCGCTCAACGCGGTGACGAAGCCGGGCGGAACGCTCATCATCACGTCAAACAATTCTTCCGATGAGCTTGTTAAGCATATGCATCGGAGGGACACCCCCTTCAACCTGTCCATTATTAAAAGCGAGCCCAGCTTTGCGGGCCTGTTTGTTTACAAGGATGACGGGACCGACGCTCGCTGCCTCGGCACAGCCCTCAAGGCTTGCCCCGAGATTTGCTCGATGGCCTCGCTTGAGGCTGCCATCCGCGAGAACGTTGGTGGCGATGAGCATGTTGAGACCGCTCGCGCAAGCTACGAGGATGCACGCTCTGATGAGATTAAGGCGGGCGAGGGCAACACGGAAACTCCATTCACATTCGAGCTCCTGGGTTGGAAGGACATGCGCCTGGGCGTGGTGATTGACTCCGTTGGCGGCCACAACAAGTATGGCGACTCGGACGGTGGTTACGTGCCGGGCCGTAATGAGTACTTTAAAAAGTGGTCTACGCGCTCGATGCGCCCTGTGCTGAACTTTGACAAATGCACAAAATGCACCCTGTGCTGGGTTGCCTGCCCGGATTCGGTCTTCGACGTGACGCCGGACGGATTTTTCGACCCGAACATGGAAGCGTGTTGCGGTTGCGGCGTCTGCGAGGCGATTTGCCCTGTTGCCGACTGCATCAACATGGTCAACGAAGTGGTGTTCGAGGAACGCGACAGCCAGTACATGATGTGGAAAGACGACAAGCCCGCATTCGAGAAATATGTGGCGAACGCCAGCTCGAAGGGCAAGGTTGAAAACCGGCATCCGATTACGGGCCTCGCCGGCGCTTTCTCAGGTCTCGGGCTCGAGAGCGGGCACAACGACTCTAACTTCAAGACCAAATCCCTCAAGGATCTCTAATAGGAGTTGATAAGATGGCAACAGCCGTAGACAAGGGCGCGGGAGTCGAGCTTCTTACGGGAAGCGAGGTGATGGCCCACATCTGCCGTCTGGCCGATGTGGATGTCCTCACCGCCTACCCGATTCGCCCCTATGACACAGTAATGCAGTTCGTCTCGCGCATGATCGCCAATGGCGAGTTTGACGCAGACTATATTCCGGCCGAGAGCGAACACGGCCAATTTGAAGTCGTGAAGCACGCCTCGGCTTGCGGTGCGCGCGTGTTCACCGGATCGAGCGGCGTGGGCTGGCTCTATGCGATGGAGCCTCTTGCCGTGACCGCTGGCCTCCGTCTTCCGATGGTGGCACTGGTCGGCTGCCGTGCGCTGGACGATCCCGGCGCATTCGGCACCGAGCACAACGACGCGCTTTTGGTGCGTGACCTGGGCTGGATGATTAATTTCCCGGACACGCCGCAGGAGTCGGTCGAGATGGGTCTCATGGCCTATCGCGTCGCCGAGGACCCGAGGGTGTTTCTGCCTTGTGCAATCGCGATGGACGGTGCCTTCCTGACCCACAGCCAGGCCACGGTCACCGTGCCGAGCCAGGAGCAGGTCAACGAGTTCCTGCCACCCTACGACAGGGGCGATCTCCTTCTCCATCCGGACAACCCCATTACCATCGCCCCTCAGGCGAACGAAGATTGGTTGATGGAAGTGCGTCGCCAGAGCAGCGAGGCTTCAAAGAACGCCTACACGGTGCTCAAAGAGGTTCACAAGGACTACTGCCGTATCTTCGGAGCCGATGTCGATCCCTTCCTCGAGGAGTACATGACGGATGATGCTGATGTCGTTCTCGTTGGCATGGGGACGATGAGCCTGCCGGTGAAGGTGGCCATCCGTGAAATGCGCAAGGACGGCATCAAAGTGGGAATGGTTCGCCTCAAGTGGGTGCGCCCGTTCCCGACAAACGAGCTTCGGGACTCGCTCTCACGCTTCAAGGCTGTGGGGGTTATCGATCGCGACTACTCCTTTGGCTCGCCGCATGATGGCGGTATTTTGTTCAACGAAGTGAAGGCGGCGCTCTATGGCGCCGACAATCAGCCGTTCATGAAGGGATTTGTCTGCGGCCTCGGCGGCAGGGAAGTTCTTCTTGAGGACGTCAGGAGCATGACCGATCAGGTCCTCGCGACGATTAAGAGCGGAAAACCCGATAACGAAGTTACCTGGATGGGGGTGCGATAAACCATGGCTGAATCCGTTTACCATATCGGAACACAGGATCTTCCGCTGACACAGCGGGTAAACCAGATTCCGGAGAAGGCAGTTGAAGAGTATTACACCAGCGGACACAGGACCTGTCAGGGTTGCGAGAGCGCCCTCATCATGCGCCTCATGGCGAAGGCGGCCGGTCCCCGCAGCATCATTCTCGGCAGCACGGGCTGCATGTACGTGGCCAACACCACCTACTACAGCACGCCATGGGTTGTTCCATGGATGCACACCCAGCT
Coding sequences:
- a CDS encoding pyruvate ferredoxin oxidoreductase, with the protein product MATAVDKGAGVELLTGSEVMAHICRLADVDVLTAYPIRPYDTVMQFVSRMIANGEFDADYIPAESEHGQFEVVKHASACGARVFTGSSGVGWLYAMEPLAVTAGLRLPMVALVGCRALDDPGAFGTEHNDALLVRDLGWMINFPDTPQESVEMGLMAYRVAEDPRVFLPCAIAMDGAFLTHSQATVTVPSQEQVNEFLPPYDRGDLLLHPDNPITIAPQANEDWLMEVRRQSSEASKNAYTVLKEVHKDYCRIFGADVDPFLEEYMTDDADVVLVGMGTMSLPVKVAIREMRKDGIKVGMVRLKWVRPFPTNELRDSLSRFKAVGVIDRDYSFGSPHDGGILFNEVKAALYGADNQPFMKGFVCGLGGREVLLEDVRSMTDQVLATIKSGKPDNEVTWMGVR